In Streptomyces sp. NBC_00414, a single window of DNA contains:
- a CDS encoding ketoacyl-ACP synthase III family protein, producing the protein MKTTDIRIAGLGTYIPEIVDARKAVALGLYDADDYEWYGWTGAAVADDMPAPDMAVAAARQAMERSQTHPHDIDMHIHACGHEQGPEGWSPQHYILRHITDRDVPSFRVWQACSGLIGSLELAACYLQAVPERSTALLTGADNVGTPNFNRWAFGIQNGVLGDAGSAVLLSKADGFASLLSINTGSTAEVEEQYRGAEPLFPPSLTVGRSMDFKERLAAAGGLEETVAEVVRRQGELRTEIALRTLAEAGLEPADVARVAHVFTGQESYLKVILDPMGLSTDLGLLEFGRNLGHLTVNDQIVGLDHLVATSQVGPGDHVLIVAHGGGVSITCAVVRIDHRPHWAQ; encoded by the coding sequence AAGACCACAGACATCCGCATAGCCGGTCTCGGCACCTACATCCCCGAGATCGTCGACGCCCGAAAGGCCGTCGCACTCGGCCTGTACGACGCCGACGACTACGAGTGGTACGGCTGGACCGGCGCGGCCGTCGCCGACGACATGCCCGCACCCGACATGGCCGTCGCCGCAGCCCGCCAGGCCATGGAACGCTCCCAGACCCACCCGCACGACATCGACATGCACATCCACGCCTGCGGGCACGAGCAGGGCCCCGAGGGCTGGTCACCGCAGCACTACATCCTGCGCCACATCACCGACCGCGACGTGCCGTCCTTCCGCGTCTGGCAGGCCTGCAGCGGCCTGATCGGCTCGCTGGAACTGGCCGCCTGCTACCTCCAGGCCGTCCCCGAGCGCAGCACCGCCCTGCTCACCGGCGCCGACAACGTCGGCACCCCGAACTTCAACCGGTGGGCCTTCGGCATCCAGAACGGCGTACTGGGCGACGCCGGCAGCGCCGTCCTTCTGTCCAAGGCCGACGGCTTCGCCAGCCTGCTGTCCATCAACACCGGCTCCACCGCCGAGGTCGAGGAGCAGTACCGGGGCGCCGAGCCGCTCTTCCCCCCGTCGTTGACGGTGGGACGCAGCATGGACTTCAAGGAACGTCTGGCCGCCGCCGGCGGACTGGAGGAGACCGTCGCAGAGGTCGTACGCCGCCAGGGCGAACTGCGGACCGAGATAGCCCTGCGCACCCTGGCCGAAGCCGGCCTCGAACCGGCGGACGTCGCCCGCGTCGCCCACGTCTTCACCGGTCAGGAGAGCTACCTCAAGGTCATCCTCGATCCGATGGGCCTCTCGACCGACCTGGGACTGCTCGAATTCGGCCGCAACCTCGGCCACCTGACGGTCAACGACCAGATCGTCGGCCTCGACCATCTCGTCGCCACCAGCCAGGTCGGGCCGGGCGACCACGTCCTCATCGTCGCCCACGGCGGCGGAGTCTCCATCACCTGCGCCGTCGTACGCATCGACCACCGACCCCACTGGGCCCAGTAG
- a CDS encoding DedA family protein produces MLNLAASPLLDAEQLISTFGLLGIMATVFAESGLIVCFFLPGDSLLFTAGLLVANDQILHQPLWVVMLAIAVAAVLGDQFGYAFGRKIGPALFRRPNSRFFKQENAERAQEFMLKHGPKALVMARFIPVFRTFIPITAGVGRMTYRTFFLFNVIGAVLWSVSLTLVGYYLGQIAFVRDNIEGMVIGIVLISGIPIIIEGIKMRRRSRQAASTDEPAATPQTAATPATETELPRP; encoded by the coding sequence ATGCTGAACCTCGCTGCCTCACCCTTACTCGATGCCGAACAACTCATCTCCACCTTCGGCCTGCTGGGCATCATGGCCACCGTCTTCGCGGAGTCGGGCCTGATCGTCTGCTTCTTCCTGCCCGGCGACTCGCTGCTGTTCACCGCAGGCCTGCTGGTCGCCAACGACCAGATCCTTCACCAGCCCCTATGGGTGGTCATGCTCGCCATCGCCGTCGCCGCCGTCCTGGGCGACCAGTTCGGCTATGCCTTCGGCCGCAAGATAGGCCCCGCACTGTTCAGGCGGCCCAACTCCCGCTTCTTCAAGCAGGAGAACGCCGAACGCGCGCAGGAATTCATGCTCAAGCACGGCCCCAAAGCTCTGGTGATGGCCCGCTTCATCCCGGTGTTCCGCACCTTCATCCCCATCACCGCAGGCGTCGGCCGCATGACCTACCGGACGTTCTTCCTGTTCAACGTCATCGGTGCCGTCCTGTGGTCCGTCAGCCTCACCCTGGTCGGCTACTACCTCGGCCAGATCGCCTTCGTCCGCGACAACATCGAAGGCATGGTCATCGGCATCGTCCTGATCTCCGGTATCCCGATCATCATCGAGGGCATCAAGATGAGGCGCCGCAGCCGCCAGGCAGCGTCCACCGACGAACCGGCGGCCACACCCCAGACCGCCGCGACACCCGCCACGGAAACGGAGCTGCCCCGCCCATGA
- the aepY gene encoding phosphonopyruvate decarboxylase translates to MISAEDFCDILADRGFTTASGVPCSHFGGPIAHLSTQPGRYVPAPNEGNALAVAAGAALGGQRAYVMLQNSGLGNLINPLTSLVMTYRLPILTFASLRGWPDPAGDEPQHAVMGPSTHGILDSVGSPHYTLHAADGIERFTEILDAADKDLADRRAPFVLVERGAIGKAAAQETETPTGLASSTAIRVVTDTCPDASVIATTGFTGRDVFAVADRPGNFYMQGSMGHASSLGLGVALAHPERTVVVLDGDGAALMHLGALSMIGHEAPANLIHVILDNQIHESTGGQSTTSGSTSFPAAALAAGYRTAEGCDNEDALRNAVLSAKAASGPHLISVRTLPRTGAIPPRATNALTPEAIRDRFQQDLQGS, encoded by the coding sequence ATGATCTCCGCTGAAGACTTCTGCGACATCCTCGCCGACCGAGGCTTCACCACCGCCAGCGGTGTGCCCTGCTCCCACTTCGGCGGCCCCATCGCCCACCTCAGCACCCAGCCCGGCCGCTACGTCCCCGCCCCCAACGAGGGCAACGCCCTGGCGGTCGCGGCAGGAGCCGCCCTGGGCGGGCAGCGCGCTTACGTCATGCTGCAGAACTCCGGACTGGGCAACCTCATCAACCCGCTCACCTCACTGGTGATGACCTACCGACTGCCCATCCTCACCTTCGCCAGCCTGCGCGGCTGGCCCGACCCGGCCGGCGACGAGCCGCAGCACGCCGTGATGGGCCCGTCGACGCACGGCATCCTCGACAGCGTCGGCAGCCCGCACTACACGCTGCACGCCGCGGACGGCATCGAGCGGTTCACCGAGATCCTCGATGCCGCGGACAAGGACCTGGCCGACCGGCGGGCTCCGTTCGTCCTCGTCGAGCGCGGAGCCATCGGCAAGGCAGCTGCCCAGGAGACCGAGACGCCCACGGGCCTGGCCAGCAGCACCGCGATCCGCGTGGTGACCGACACCTGCCCCGACGCATCCGTCATCGCCACCACCGGCTTCACCGGCCGCGATGTCTTCGCCGTCGCCGACCGCCCCGGAAACTTCTACATGCAGGGCTCCATGGGCCACGCCTCGTCGCTCGGCCTGGGCGTCGCGCTGGCCCACCCCGAACGCACCGTCGTCGTCCTGGACGGCGACGGCGCCGCGCTGATGCACCTCGGCGCCCTGTCGATGATCGGACACGAGGCACCCGCCAACCTGATCCACGTGATCCTCGACAACCAGATCCACGAGTCCACCGGCGGCCAGTCGACCACCTCGGGCAGCACCTCGTTCCCGGCCGCGGCACTGGCAGCCGGCTACCGCACCGCGGAGGGCTGCGACAACGAAGACGCCCTGCGCAACGCGGTCCTGAGCGCCAAGGCCGCCTCCGGACCGCACCTGATCAGCGTGCGAACCCTGCCGCGCACGGGCGCGATCCCACCGCGGGCAACCAATGCCCTCACCCCGGAAGCCATCCGCGACCGCTTCCAGCAGGACCTGCAGGGCAGCTGA
- a CDS encoding ArsR/SmtB family transcription factor, with protein MARPSKLRVAVSDPGQWLSERERAQLLAPKLRALADETRLTLILLIAQRPRTVKELQEATGLSQTLVSHHLAPLREQELVEAIPQGRSNQYVMCCSALAEPLRMFASLAALDPETVAACLEPSAPAAASEG; from the coding sequence ATGGCCCGGCCATCAAAGCTGAGGGTCGCGGTCAGCGATCCCGGGCAGTGGCTCAGCGAGCGTGAGCGTGCACAGTTGCTGGCTCCGAAACTGCGCGCTCTGGCGGACGAGACGCGGTTGACGCTGATTCTGCTGATCGCGCAACGCCCGCGCACGGTGAAGGAGTTGCAGGAGGCCACCGGGCTGAGCCAGACGCTGGTCAGCCATCACCTGGCGCCACTGCGCGAGCAGGAGCTGGTGGAGGCGATCCCGCAGGGGCGCAGCAACCAGTACGTGATGTGCTGCTCGGCGCTGGCGGAGCCGCTGCGTATGTTCGCGAGCTTGGCGGCTCTGGATCCTGAGACGGTGGCGGCATGTTTGGAGCCTTCAGCCCCGGCCGCCGCTTCAGAGGGCTGA
- a CDS encoding MFS transporter encodes MNRPAGHPRRWQILAILCLSLVLIGLDTLILNLALPSIQKDLDASSSQLQWTVDSYALAFGGLLLMAGGLSDRFGRKKLLAIGLAAFAVTSLGAAFASSPELLITFRATMGISAALMMPATLAIIKDVFPPEEQGKAIGIWSGAAAVGVPLGPVVSGLLLEHFWWGSMFLINVPLAAIALIGGFKLIPESKADGHPGLDLVGALLSVAGLVAIVYGLVEAPHNGWGDIVTLGSLLAGVALMVGFVLWEKRTEHPMLDIGLFLNARYGGGALAIACTSFGLYSGLYLLTQYLQSVLELDPLGAGLRMLAIGTMMIGAPLSAKLVERTGLRNTVVIGLALCAVGLGVLAGLQIDDEAQALWGLAVFGLGMGIALPAAVDAILAVSAARQAGAGSAVADVGMQVGGALGIAVSGSIIATLYRDDLPKAAQVPGEAGDAVRESLAGASAVAQEIGGAAGERVLSAAQESFVHGFTGTLTVAVAVAAVGAIASAFILPRGQTVEEDGAPVADVPAEPEADARTGS; translated from the coding sequence GTGAACCGCCCTGCCGGACATCCCCGCCGATGGCAGATTCTGGCCATCCTGTGTCTGAGTCTGGTTCTGATCGGGCTTGACACCCTGATCCTGAATCTGGCCCTGCCCAGCATCCAGAAGGACCTGGACGCCAGCAGCAGCCAGTTGCAGTGGACCGTCGACTCCTACGCACTGGCCTTCGGCGGACTGCTGCTGATGGCGGGAGGACTGTCGGACCGCTTCGGCCGCAAGAAGCTGCTCGCCATCGGACTGGCCGCCTTCGCAGTGACCAGCCTCGGTGCCGCGTTCGCCTCCAGCCCCGAACTGCTCATCACTTTCCGCGCCACGATGGGCATCTCGGCAGCCTTGATGATGCCCGCCACCCTGGCCATCATCAAGGACGTCTTCCCGCCGGAGGAACAGGGCAAGGCCATCGGCATCTGGTCGGGCGCCGCCGCGGTCGGCGTACCGCTCGGCCCGGTCGTCAGCGGCCTGCTGCTGGAGCACTTCTGGTGGGGCTCGATGTTCCTCATCAACGTGCCGCTGGCGGCCATCGCGCTCATCGGCGGCTTCAAACTGATCCCCGAGTCCAAGGCCGACGGCCACCCCGGCCTGGACCTCGTCGGCGCGCTGCTCTCGGTCGCCGGGCTCGTCGCCATCGTGTACGGCCTGGTGGAAGCCCCCCACAACGGGTGGGGCGACATCGTGACCCTCGGCTCGCTCCTCGCCGGCGTCGCACTCATGGTCGGTTTCGTCCTGTGGGAGAAGCGCACCGAGCACCCCATGCTCGACATCGGCCTGTTCCTCAACGCCCGCTACGGCGGCGGCGCCTTGGCCATCGCCTGCACGTCCTTCGGCCTCTACAGCGGCCTGTACCTGCTCACCCAGTACCTGCAGTCGGTCCTTGAACTGGACCCGCTCGGCGCCGGTCTGCGGATGCTGGCGATCGGCACCATGATGATCGGCGCTCCGCTCTCCGCCAAGCTCGTCGAACGCACAGGCCTCAGGAACACCGTGGTGATCGGCCTGGCGCTGTGCGCGGTCGGGCTCGGCGTTCTCGCCGGACTGCAGATCGACGACGAAGCACAGGCCCTGTGGGGTCTTGCCGTGTTCGGCCTCGGCATGGGTATCGCCCTCCCCGCCGCCGTGGACGCCATCCTGGCCGTCTCCGCGGCCCGCCAGGCGGGCGCGGGATCCGCTGTCGCCGACGTGGGCATGCAGGTCGGCGGCGCCCTGGGCATCGCGGTCAGCGGCAGCATCATCGCCACCCTCTACCGCGACGACCTCCCCAAGGCCGCGCAGGTGCCGGGAGAGGCGGGCGACGCCGTACGCGAATCTCTCGCCGGTGCCTCCGCGGTCGCGCAAGAGATCGGCGGGGCGGCCGGCGAGCGGGTGCTGTCCGCCGCTCAGGAGTCCTTTGTGCACGGCTTCACCGGCACGTTGACGGTCGCTGTCGCGGTCGCAGCCGTCGGAGCGATCGCCTCCGCGTTCATCCTGCCCCGCGGGCAGACAGTGGAAGAGGACGGGGCTCCGGTCGCGGACGTGCCCGCGGAGCCCGAGGCCGACGCCCGGACCGGCTCGTAG
- a CDS encoding glutamine amidotransferase-related protein produces MREQWDVVTEWVPTVDIHDASRLDGFDGIWVVPGAPYFDQKGVHLAVRHARENALPFLGTCGGFFSALIEHAQNVLHLPEAEGVDEDPEKLLPLVTPLTCSFRGEKAPLTVKEDSLLASIYGTTNVEEVFHCEYGLTADFMGAASQGSLQISAWDSDGAPRALEITGHPFFMGSLFQPELSSAPGDEHVILKTFLNAVRVSASTPSPQHAL; encoded by the coding sequence ATGCGCGAGCAGTGGGACGTAGTCACAGAGTGGGTTCCGACGGTCGACATCCACGATGCCTCCCGGCTCGACGGGTTCGACGGCATCTGGGTCGTCCCCGGGGCGCCGTACTTCGACCAGAAGGGCGTGCACCTCGCCGTCCGCCACGCCCGTGAGAACGCGCTGCCCTTCCTCGGTACCTGCGGCGGGTTCTTCAGCGCCCTCATCGAGCACGCGCAGAACGTGCTGCACCTTCCCGAAGCGGAAGGCGTGGACGAGGACCCGGAGAAGCTCCTGCCCCTGGTCACCCCCCTGACATGCTCATTCCGCGGCGAGAAGGCCCCCCTGACGGTCAAGGAGGACTCGCTGCTCGCCTCGATCTACGGCACGACCAACGTCGAGGAGGTTTTCCACTGCGAGTACGGGCTGACGGCCGACTTCATGGGCGCCGCCAGCCAGGGCTCCCTGCAGATCAGCGCCTGGGACAGCGACGGCGCGCCGCGCGCCCTGGAGATCACCGGACACCCGTTCTTCATGGGCAGCCTCTTCCAGCCCGAACTGTCCTCCGCCCCCGGCGATGAGCACGTCATTCTGAAGACCTTCCTCAACGCGGTGCGAGTGTCGGCGAGCACGCCGTCGCCCCAGCACGCCCTCTGA
- a CDS encoding molybdopterin-containing oxidoreductase family protein — MKHDQHGISRRGFVRGSVVGSAGLGAPVLLPLVAASAAESGSPDTPGSVPGASFTDQSAALTPDRTVATACQFCNSNCRLNVDLKADRIIAVRGEDGDPVQNGQVCVKAEMMPQLVYNKERLTTPLRRVSGKKGAANSKFEAISWDEAYRTIARKLLHLRDTGQVHTIANRTTGRMPRGTGSLVGRLFAMLGSPNNTDVGPVCNDAGGNALAATFGLGNFTNGYGIDGATGKDDLGSARHYLFLGTNQAETHPVTFDYLLRERKKTKATLTVVDPRLTPTGAAADRWVAPKPHTDLALLLGMLHHIVEQRLYDQAFTDRWVTGFGELRAHLAKHQYTPAWAAKVTGLPAATITAMAEEYAGAEPAAIFCNAGISHQLGAFDTYRVLTFLAAITGNIGKPGGGCNFMHNTWPGDLHLPPLEAETPERREALPVGPDYFAESILTGQPYQLRAVITQGNPLVSSANTTKVRKAFEQLDFYVYTGLFMEEPATYADIILPVCSGLEMEGVYMRRDDRAIRWQDQVVDRVGQSRPDYEIWIGLAHALADLDTRRPAKEWREAFPKRWMDYKNLWADFVKHTPGAGGMTRERMSKRTEPLRWPCPTPEHPGVSTLYLDHPSWYEAAESLDAAHRGKRFLTPSGKVELTTPALEKSLSTAGHTALPIFYTHPEVTGAHPTVAYSKKLVTSPINPQALTHPVRLGVPGNGDVHRTFPLMGMTGRPSVVHFAEMTHWTPTGKQLNGIRFIQIHPKTAQRAGIADGDDVRVESPRGAVSGTALFWDGIRPDTVFVPNTFGPAQKVGDLFDDPRYEPANTLPDDQYYDNLSGQQAYKCFACRVVKA; from the coding sequence ATGAAGCACGACCAGCATGGGATCTCCCGAAGAGGATTCGTCCGGGGCAGCGTCGTCGGCAGTGCCGGCCTGGGCGCCCCTGTTCTGCTGCCGCTGGTGGCGGCCAGCGCTGCCGAGTCCGGCAGCCCCGACACCCCGGGCAGTGTTCCGGGCGCGAGTTTCACCGACCAGTCGGCGGCCCTGACCCCGGACCGGACGGTGGCCACGGCCTGCCAGTTCTGCAACTCCAACTGCCGCCTCAACGTCGACCTCAAGGCCGACCGGATCATCGCCGTCCGCGGCGAGGACGGCGACCCCGTCCAGAACGGCCAGGTCTGCGTCAAGGCCGAGATGATGCCGCAGCTGGTCTACAACAAGGAACGCCTCACCACCCCGTTACGTCGTGTCTCGGGCAAGAAGGGTGCGGCGAACTCCAAGTTCGAGGCCATCAGCTGGGACGAGGCCTACCGCACCATCGCCCGCAAGTTGCTGCACCTGCGCGACACCGGCCAGGTACACACGATCGCCAACCGCACCACCGGCCGGATGCCGCGCGGCACCGGCTCTCTGGTGGGCCGCCTGTTCGCGATGCTGGGCAGTCCGAACAACACCGACGTCGGCCCGGTCTGCAACGACGCCGGCGGCAACGCGCTCGCGGCCACCTTCGGCCTGGGCAACTTCACCAACGGCTACGGCATCGACGGCGCCACGGGCAAGGACGACCTCGGCTCCGCCCGGCACTACCTGTTCCTGGGCACCAACCAGGCCGAGACCCACCCGGTGACGTTCGACTACCTGCTGCGCGAACGCAAGAAGACCAAGGCCACGCTCACCGTCGTCGACCCCCGACTGACACCGACCGGAGCAGCCGCGGACCGGTGGGTGGCGCCCAAGCCCCACACCGACCTGGCCCTGCTGCTCGGCATGCTGCACCACATCGTCGAACAGCGCCTGTACGACCAGGCGTTCACCGACCGGTGGGTGACCGGCTTCGGTGAGCTGCGCGCCCATCTGGCCAAGCACCAGTACACGCCCGCCTGGGCCGCGAAGGTCACCGGCCTGCCCGCCGCCACCATCACGGCCATGGCCGAGGAGTACGCCGGCGCCGAACCTGCCGCGATCTTCTGCAACGCCGGTATCTCGCACCAGCTCGGCGCCTTCGACACCTACCGGGTGCTCACGTTCCTCGCCGCGATCACCGGCAACATAGGCAAGCCCGGCGGCGGCTGCAACTTCATGCACAACACCTGGCCCGGCGACCTGCACCTGCCGCCTCTGGAAGCCGAGACGCCCGAGCGCCGCGAAGCCCTGCCGGTCGGCCCGGACTACTTCGCCGAGTCCATCCTCACCGGCCAGCCCTACCAGCTGCGCGCCGTCATCACCCAGGGCAACCCGCTGGTGTCCTCCGCCAACACCACCAAGGTCCGCAAAGCCTTCGAACAGCTCGACTTCTACGTCTACACCGGCCTGTTCATGGAAGAGCCCGCCACCTACGCCGACATCATCCTGCCCGTCTGCAGCGGACTGGAGATGGAAGGCGTCTACATGCGCCGCGACGACCGCGCCATCCGCTGGCAGGACCAAGTCGTCGACCGCGTCGGCCAGTCCCGCCCCGACTACGAGATCTGGATCGGCCTCGCCCACGCGCTGGCCGACCTCGACACCCGCCGCCCGGCGAAGGAATGGCGCGAGGCGTTCCCCAAGCGGTGGATGGACTACAAGAACCTGTGGGCCGACTTCGTGAAGCACACGCCCGGCGCGGGCGGCATGACGCGCGAGCGCATGAGCAAGCGCACCGAGCCGCTGCGCTGGCCGTGCCCCACACCCGAGCACCCCGGGGTCAGCACCCTCTACCTCGACCACCCCAGCTGGTACGAGGCCGCGGAATCCCTGGACGCGGCGCATCGGGGAAAACGCTTCCTCACCCCCAGCGGCAAGGTCGAACTCACCACCCCCGCGCTGGAGAAGAGCCTGTCGACCGCCGGACACACCGCGCTGCCGATCTTCTACACCCACCCCGAGGTCACCGGCGCCCACCCCACCGTGGCCTACAGCAAGAAGCTGGTCACCAGCCCCATCAACCCGCAGGCCCTCACCCACCCGGTGCGACTGGGCGTGCCCGGCAACGGTGACGTGCACCGCACCTTCCCGCTGATGGGCATGACCGGACGACCCAGCGTCGTGCACTTCGCCGAGATGACCCACTGGACCCCCACCGGCAAACAGCTCAACGGCATCCGCTTCATCCAGATCCACCCGAAGACGGCCCAGCGCGCAGGCATCGCCGACGGCGACGACGTACGGGTGGAGAGCCCGCGGGGCGCCGTGAGCGGCACCGCACTCTTCTGGGACGGCATCCGGCCCGACACCGTGTTCGTTCCCAACACCTTCGGCCCCGCCCAGAAGGTCGGCGACCTCTTCGACGACCCGCGCTACGAACCCGCCAACACGCTGCCCGACGACCAGTACTACGACAACCTCTCCGGCCAGCAGGCCTACAAATGCTTCGCCTGCCGCGTCGTCAAAGCCTGA
- the aroA gene encoding 3-phosphoshikimate 1-carboxyvinyltransferase: MNATPDPRLKAEEVSVLPLAAFDERVNVLGSKSYTNRYLAIASLSGRETVINGALLSDDTLYFARAIETFGHVTCAVDHATASIHVTPTGRPMRAPKDDIFVGGAGTPLRFLISMAGHAQGTTIITGNTRMQERPMGDLLQALPPLGVDATAVRGNGSPPIRVVGGSFKGGATTINGVVSSQFTSSLIINALRAENDTHITIADELVSKPYVEMTLAALKEMGVHVGRDGYRTFTVAAGQQARGGEVTVEPDASGMSYFLAAAAILGSRVVIPGIGSGSHQGDVHLVDTLERMGCRTQVTDDEITLTGGPLRAIDIDMEAMPDVVPSLAAVAAYAEGTTRITNIASLRVKECDRIAAVTTELRKMGIEVEELPDAMYITGGTPHGATIDTYDDHRIAMTFAIAGLRTEGVVIKDPGCVAKSFPTFWQTLDTLHPTLESTK; this comes from the coding sequence ATGAACGCGACACCCGACCCGCGCCTGAAGGCCGAAGAGGTATCCGTGCTGCCCCTGGCGGCCTTCGACGAACGCGTCAACGTCCTCGGCTCCAAGAGCTACACCAACCGCTACCTGGCCATCGCCTCCCTCTCGGGCCGCGAGACCGTCATCAACGGCGCCCTGCTGTCCGACGACACCCTCTACTTCGCCCGCGCCATCGAGACGTTCGGCCACGTCACCTGCGCCGTCGACCACGCCACCGCCAGCATCCACGTCACTCCCACCGGCCGGCCCATGCGCGCCCCGAAGGACGACATCTTCGTCGGCGGCGCCGGCACCCCCCTGCGCTTCCTGATCTCCATGGCCGGCCACGCCCAGGGCACCACGATCATCACGGGCAACACCCGCATGCAGGAGCGGCCCATGGGCGACCTGCTGCAGGCGCTGCCGCCGCTCGGTGTGGACGCCACCGCGGTCCGCGGCAACGGCAGCCCGCCGATCCGCGTCGTGGGCGGCTCCTTCAAAGGCGGCGCCACCACCATCAACGGTGTCGTCTCCAGCCAGTTCACCTCCAGCCTGATCATCAACGCGCTGCGCGCCGAGAACGACACCCACATCACCATCGCGGACGAACTGGTCTCCAAGCCGTACGTCGAGATGACGCTGGCCGCCCTCAAGGAGATGGGCGTGCACGTCGGCCGCGACGGCTACCGCACGTTCACCGTCGCGGCCGGCCAGCAGGCCCGCGGCGGCGAGGTCACCGTCGAGCCCGACGCCTCGGGCATGTCCTACTTCCTGGCCGCCGCCGCCATCCTGGGCAGCCGCGTCGTCATCCCCGGCATCGGCTCCGGCTCACACCAGGGCGACGTCCACCTGGTCGACACCCTGGAGCGGATGGGCTGTCGTACCCAGGTCACCGACGACGAGATCACCCTGACCGGCGGCCCGCTGCGCGCCATCGACATCGACATGGAGGCCATGCCCGACGTCGTACCGTCCCTGGCCGCCGTCGCCGCCTACGCCGAAGGCACCACCCGCATCACCAACATCGCCTCGCTGCGCGTCAAGGAGTGCGACCGCATCGCCGCCGTCACCACCGAACTGCGCAAGATGGGCATCGAGGTCGAGGAACTCCCCGACGCGATGTACATCACCGGCGGCACCCCGCACGGCGCGACCATCGACACCTACGACGACCACCGCATCGCCATGACCTTCGCCATCGCCGGCCTGCGCACCGAAGGCGTCGTCATCAAGGACCCGGGCTGCGTCGCAAAGTCCTTCCCCACCTTCTGGCAGACCCTCGACACCCTCCACCCCACCCTGGAGAGCACCAAGTGA
- the gpmI gene encoding 2,3-bisphosphoglycerate-independent phosphoglycerate mutase, whose product MTAPDTTPGDPGILLVLDGWGHAPPAEDNAVDAASTPVLDELTGRYPSTLADASGEAVGLLPGTVGNSEIGHMVIGAGRPLPYDSLLVQQHIDSGELRENPRLVSLLDALAARGGALHLVGLCSDGQIHANVGHLSELLAAAAARQVPRVWIHAITDGRDVADGTAETYLTQVTELAAAAGTGAIAGVIGRGYAMDKAGNLDLTDKAVHLVADAEGTEVNTAAEAANASDRGDEWVDPSVLRDAPGARIADGDGLVWFNFRSDRIQQLADRLLEHLAATARTVDTLSLAQYDTRADIPALVQRADASGGLADELTAAGVRSVRIAEAEKFEHVTYYINGRDSTARSVEEHVRITGPGAPDYKARPEMNLDQVTDAVLDAAARPEVDLVIANLANIDVVGHTGDYAATVKACEHTDAAVARIAAAAAESGRWLLLVGDHGNAEKMTKQAPDGTSRPYGGHTTHPVPLVVVPANKEATAALPQRATLADVAPTILHLLGHKTGSAMTGRPLL is encoded by the coding sequence GTGACCGCGCCGGACACCACGCCCGGCGACCCGGGCATCCTGCTGGTACTGGACGGCTGGGGCCACGCCCCGCCGGCCGAGGACAACGCTGTCGACGCCGCATCCACACCTGTTCTGGACGAGCTGACCGGCCGCTACCCCTCCACGCTGGCCGACGCGTCCGGTGAGGCCGTGGGGCTGCTGCCGGGCACCGTCGGCAACTCCGAGATCGGCCACATGGTCATCGGAGCGGGACGGCCTCTGCCCTACGACAGCCTCCTGGTCCAGCAGCACATCGACTCCGGTGAGCTGCGGGAGAACCCGCGCCTGGTCTCCCTCCTGGACGCGCTCGCGGCCAGGGGAGGGGCGCTGCATCTGGTCGGCCTGTGCTCGGACGGGCAGATCCACGCGAACGTCGGGCATCTCAGCGAGCTGCTGGCCGCGGCCGCCGCCCGGCAGGTGCCCCGTGTGTGGATCCACGCGATCACCGACGGACGCGACGTGGCCGACGGCACCGCCGAGACCTACCTGACGCAGGTCACCGAACTGGCCGCAGCAGCCGGCACCGGAGCGATCGCCGGCGTCATCGGCCGCGGCTACGCCATGGACAAGGCCGGCAACCTCGACCTGACCGACAAGGCCGTCCATCTGGTGGCCGACGCGGAGGGCACCGAGGTGAACACCGCGGCCGAAGCCGCTAACGCCTCCGACCGCGGCGACGAGTGGGTGGACCCGAGCGTCCTGCGGGACGCACCGGGAGCGCGCATCGCCGACGGTGACGGCCTGGTGTGGTTCAACTTCCGCAGCGACCGCATCCAGCAGCTCGCCGACCGCCTGCTGGAGCACCTGGCGGCCACCGCGCGCACGGTGGACACCCTCAGCCTGGCCCAGTACGACACCCGCGCCGACATCCCCGCGCTGGTGCAGCGCGCGGACGCCTCCGGAGGGCTGGCCGACGAACTCACCGCCGCAGGCGTACGCAGCGTGCGCATCGCCGAGGCCGAGAAGTTCGAGCACGTCACCTACTACATCAACGGGCGTGACAGCACGGCACGCAGCGTCGAGGAACACGTCCGCATCACCGGCCCCGGCGCCCCCGACTACAAGGCCCGCCCGGAGATGAACCTCGACCAGGTCACGGACGCCGTCCTCGACGCCGCGGCCCGCCCCGAAGTCGACCTCGTCATCGCCAACCTCGCCAACATCGACGTCGTCGGCCACACCGGCGACTACGCGGCCACCGTCAAAGCCTGCGAACACACCGACGCCGCGGTGGCACGCATCGCGGCAGCCGCCGCCGAGTCGGGCCGGTGGCTGCTGCTCGTGGGAGACCACGGCAACGCCGAGAAGATGACCAAGCAGGCACCGGACGGAACCAGCCGCCCCTACGGCGGGCACACCACCCACCCGGTGCCCCTCGTCGTGGTGCCCGCGAACAAGGAAGCCACCGCCGCGCTGCCCCAGCGGGCAACGCTCGCCGACGTCGCCCCCACGATCCTGCACCTGCTGGGACACAAGACCGGATCCGCCATGACAGGAAGGCCACTTCTATGA